From a region of the Pseudoxanthomonas sp. X-1 genome:
- the tsaD gene encoding tRNA (adenosine(37)-N6)-threonylcarbamoyltransferase complex transferase subunit TsaD, with translation MKVLGIETSCDETGVAVYDTALGGAAGLRAHAVYSQIALHAQYGGVVPELASRDHVRKLLPLIRQTLGEAGLSTRDLDGVAYTAGPGLVGALLVGSGVARALAWALDLPAIGVHHMEGHLLAPLMEDDPPAAPFVALLVSGGHTQLVAVDRIGAYRLLGETLDDAAGEAFDKTAKLMGLPYPGGPQLARLAETGTPGAYTFARPMTDRPGLDFSFSGLKTQVLLAWRDSDQSETTRADIARGFEDAVVDTLAIKCQRALEAAGSDTLVIAGGVGANKRLRARLQAMCEQRGGRACFPRPALCTDNGAMIAFAGALRLEAGQRSDAQVHVTPRWDMATLPAVA, from the coding sequence ATGAAAGTCCTCGGCATCGAAACCTCCTGCGACGAGACCGGCGTGGCCGTCTACGACACCGCCCTGGGCGGCGCAGCCGGCCTGCGCGCCCACGCGGTCTACAGCCAGATCGCCCTGCACGCCCAGTACGGCGGCGTGGTGCCGGAGCTGGCCAGCCGCGACCACGTGCGCAAGCTGCTGCCGCTGATCCGCCAGACCCTGGGCGAGGCCGGCCTGTCCACGCGCGATCTGGACGGCGTGGCCTACACCGCCGGCCCCGGCCTGGTCGGCGCGCTGCTGGTGGGCTCCGGCGTGGCCCGGGCGTTGGCCTGGGCGCTGGACCTGCCGGCCATCGGCGTGCACCACATGGAAGGCCACCTGCTGGCGCCGCTGATGGAGGACGACCCGCCCGCGGCGCCGTTCGTCGCCCTGCTGGTGTCCGGCGGCCACACCCAGCTGGTGGCGGTGGACCGGATCGGCGCGTACCGCCTGCTCGGCGAGACCCTGGATGACGCGGCCGGCGAGGCCTTCGACAAGACCGCCAAGCTGATGGGCCTGCCGTATCCGGGCGGCCCGCAGCTGGCGCGGCTGGCCGAGACCGGCACGCCGGGGGCCTACACCTTCGCCCGGCCGATGACCGACCGCCCGGGCCTGGACTTCAGCTTCTCCGGCCTGAAGACCCAGGTGCTGCTGGCCTGGCGCGACAGCGACCAGAGCGAGACCACGCGCGCGGACATCGCGCGCGGCTTCGAGGACGCGGTGGTCGACACGCTGGCGATCAAGTGCCAGCGCGCGCTGGAGGCCGCCGGCAGCGACACGCTGGTGATCGCCGGCGGCGTCGGCGCCAACAAGCGCCTGCGCGCCAGGCTGCAGGCCATGTGCGAGCAGCGCGGCGGCCGCGCCTGCTTCCCGCGCCCGGCGCTGTGCACCGACAACGGCGCGATGATCGCCTTCGCCGGCGCACTGCGCCTGGAAGCCGGCCAGCGCAGCGACGCGCAGGTGCACGTCACCCCGCGCTGGGACATGGCGACGCTGCCGGCGGTGGCGTGA
- the rpsU gene encoding 30S ribosomal protein S21 has translation MPSVKVRENEPFEFALRRFKRTCEKAGVLAETRKREFYEKPTQERKRKAAAAVKRQLRRSSRDVTKRQRLY, from the coding sequence ATGCCCAGCGTCAAAGTCCGCGAAAACGAGCCGTTCGAGTTTGCGCTCCGTCGTTTCAAGCGCACCTGCGAAAAGGCCGGCGTGCTGGCCGAAACCCGCAAGCGCGAGTTCTACGAAAAGCCGACCCAGGAGCGCAAGCGCAAGGCCGCTGCCGCGGTGAAGCGCCAGCTGCGTCGCTCCTCGCGCGACGTCACCAAGCGCCAGCGCCTGTACTGA